The following coding sequences lie in one Streptomyces albofaciens JCM 4342 genomic window:
- a CDS encoding universal stress protein translates to MAGHEIPEPADRKQVADPMADLRAAEETRHSCDPAFRHGVVVGFDGSMSSERALAYAIGMARRSASGLIIVHVANRLPTTVWAGCEPPVFVDVPDHRTEVLGLELACADHLAEIPWILVERGGDICHELEEVGQEYEADAIVVGSTHGIVGRIFGSVAGRLARRAQRPVVVIP, encoded by the coding sequence ATGGCCGGTCACGAAATCCCCGAACCCGCGGACCGCAAGCAGGTCGCCGATCCGATGGCGGACCTCCGAGCGGCGGAAGAGACACGTCATTCCTGCGATCCCGCCTTCCGGCACGGTGTCGTGGTCGGCTTCGACGGCTCGATGTCGAGTGAGCGGGCGTTGGCGTATGCAATCGGTATGGCGCGGCGCTCGGCGTCGGGCCTGATCATCGTCCATGTGGCCAACCGGCTGCCCACGACGGTCTGGGCGGGCTGTGAGCCCCCGGTCTTCGTGGACGTGCCGGACCACCGTACAGAAGTGCTGGGCCTGGAGCTGGCCTGTGCCGACCATCTCGCGGAGATCCCCTGGATCCTCGTGGAGCGCGGTGGCGACATCTGCCACGAGCTGGAGGAGGTCGGGCAGGAGTACGAGGCCGACGCGATCGTGGTCGGCTCGACGCACGGCATCGTGGGCCGGATCTTCGGCTCGGTGGCGGGCCGGCTGGCCCGGCGGGCGCAGCGGCCCGTGGTCGTCATTCCCTGA
- the glmS gene encoding glutamine--fructose-6-phosphate transaminase (isomerizing): MCGIVGYIGKRDVAPLLLEGLQRLEYRGYDSAGIAIHAKGTGKAAGGLKTAKAKGRVRELESRLPKRFAGTAGIAHTRWATHGAPTDENAHPHVDTEGKVAVVHNGIIDNADELRAKLTADGVEFASETDTEVLAHLIGRSQAPTLEEQVREALRVIEGTYGIAVLHADFPERIVVARNGSPVVLGIGEKEMFVSSDVAALVSHTRQVVTLDDGEMATIKADDYRTYTTEGSHTSAQPTTVEWEAESYDMGGHDTYMHKEICEQADAVDRVLRGRIDDRFSTVHLGGLNLDPREARAIRRVKILGCGTSYHAGQIGAQMIEELARIPSDAEPASEFRYRNPVVDPDTLYIAVSQSGETYDVLAAVQELKRKGARVLGVVNVVGSAIARETHGGVYVHAGPEVCVVSTKCFTNTVVAFGLLALHLGRIRDLSVADGKRIIEGLRKLPGQIQEILELEDEVKQLAAEYADARSMMFIGRVRGYPVAREASLKLKEISYIHAEAYPASELKHGPLALIEPAMPTVAIVPDDDLLEKNRAAMEEIKARSGRILAVAHQKQDKADHTIVVPKNENELDPILMGIPLQLLAYHVALAMGRDIDKPRNLAKSVTVE, encoded by the coding sequence ATGTGCGGGATCGTCGGCTACATCGGTAAGCGGGACGTGGCTCCGCTGCTCCTGGAAGGACTGCAGCGCCTGGAGTACCGCGGGTACGACTCCGCCGGTATCGCCATCCACGCCAAGGGCACCGGCAAGGCCGCCGGCGGCCTGAAGACCGCCAAGGCCAAGGGCCGCGTCCGCGAGCTGGAGTCCCGCCTGCCCAAGCGCTTCGCGGGCACCGCCGGCATCGCCCACACCCGCTGGGCCACCCACGGCGCGCCGACCGACGAGAACGCGCACCCGCACGTGGACACCGAGGGCAAGGTCGCCGTCGTCCACAACGGCATCATCGACAACGCCGACGAGCTGCGCGCCAAGCTCACCGCGGACGGCGTGGAGTTCGCCTCGGAGACCGACACCGAGGTGCTGGCCCACCTGATCGGCCGCTCCCAGGCGCCGACCCTGGAGGAGCAGGTCCGCGAGGCCCTGCGGGTCATCGAGGGCACGTACGGCATCGCCGTGCTGCACGCCGACTTCCCCGAGCGCATCGTCGTCGCCCGCAACGGCTCGCCGGTCGTCCTCGGCATCGGCGAGAAGGAGATGTTCGTCTCCTCCGACGTCGCCGCGCTGGTCTCGCACACCCGCCAGGTCGTCACCCTCGACGACGGCGAGATGGCCACCATCAAGGCCGACGACTACCGCACCTACACCACCGAGGGCTCGCACACCTCCGCGCAGCCGACCACGGTGGAGTGGGAGGCCGAGTCGTACGACATGGGCGGCCACGACACGTACATGCACAAGGAGATCTGCGAGCAGGCCGACGCCGTCGACCGCGTGCTGCGCGGCCGGATCGACGACCGCTTCTCCACCGTGCACCTGGGCGGCCTGAACCTGGACCCGCGCGAGGCGCGCGCCATCCGCCGGGTGAAGATCCTGGGCTGCGGCACCTCGTACCACGCGGGCCAGATCGGCGCGCAGATGATCGAGGAGCTGGCCCGTATCCCCTCGGACGCCGAGCCGGCCTCCGAGTTCCGCTACCGCAACCCGGTCGTGGACCCCGACACCCTCTACATCGCGGTCTCCCAGTCCGGTGAGACCTACGACGTGCTGGCGGCCGTGCAGGAGCTCAAGCGCAAGGGCGCGCGCGTCCTGGGCGTGGTGAACGTGGTCGGCTCGGCGATCGCCCGGGAGACCCACGGCGGTGTGTACGTGCACGCCGGGCCCGAGGTCTGCGTGGTCTCCACCAAGTGCTTCACCAACACCGTGGTCGCCTTCGGCCTGCTCGCGCTGCACCTGGGCCGCATCCGCGACCTGTCCGTCGCCGACGGCAAGCGGATCATCGAGGGCCTGCGCAAGCTGCCCGGCCAGATCCAGGAGATCCTGGAGCTGGAGGACGAGGTCAAGCAGCTGGCGGCGGAGTACGCGGACGCCAGGTCGATGATGTTCATCGGCCGGGTGCGCGGCTACCCGGTGGCCCGCGAGGCCTCCCTCAAGCTCAAGGAGATCTCCTACATCCACGCCGAGGCGTACCCGGCGTCCGAGCTCAAGCACGGTCCGCTGGCGCTGATCGAGCCGGCCATGCCGACCGTGGCGATCGTCCCGGACGACGACCTGCTGGAGAAGAACCGCGCCGCGATGGAGGAGATCAAGGCCCGCAGCGGCCGCATCCTCGCCGTCGCGCACCAGAAGCAGGACAAGGCCGACCACACCATCGTCGTGCCGAAGAACGAGAACGAGCTGGACCCGATCCTGATGGGCATCCCGCTCCAGCTGCTGGCCTACCACGTGGCCCTGGCCATGGGCCGGGACATCGACAAGCCGCGCAACCTGGCGAAGTCGGTCACGGTCGAGTAG